One genomic region from Dehalobacter restrictus DSM 9455 encodes:
- a CDS encoding DUF2935 domain-containing protein: MQFSSGEQTPLRLLDEANFWKHQEYEHTNVIREIVPDLERKFVEELKEWEQALTRTHSQVVQLTETLVRYGNTQPVVADQALRLISFSLEQSGRFVKFLFEILDLSQAVKKNPTAAAVIKHIIRESEYFIGITQTICSQG, from the coding sequence ATGCAATTTTCTTCTGGCGAACAGACGCCGCTAAGATTGCTGGATGAGGCCAACTTCTGGAAACACCAGGAATATGAGCATACGAACGTCATCCGGGAAATCGTGCCGGATCTGGAAAGAAAATTTGTCGAAGAACTTAAAGAATGGGAACAGGCTCTGACAAGGACGCATAGCCAGGTTGTCCAGCTCACTGAAACATTGGTCAGATATGGAAATACGCAACCGGTTGTCGCCGATCAGGCACTTCGTCTGATCAGCTTTTCTCTTGAACAAAGCGGCCGGTTTGTAAAATTCCTTTTTGAAATTCTAGATTTGAGTCAGGCAGTCAAGAAGAATCCGACTGCTGCAGCTGTAATCAAACACATCATCCGTGAATCTGAATATTTCATCGGGATCACCCAGACCATCTGCAGTCAAGGCTAG
- a CDS encoding TIGR03960 family B12-binding radical SAM protein yields MNQKDREWIRQKLDRILPQVIKPGRYVGGEWNMVKKDWEKTDVRVAFVFPDVYEVGMSNLALRILYGRINSYEEFLCERAFAPWPDMEEKLKQGGIPLYTLESFRPLLDFDVVAFTLQYELSYTNLLNVLKLSGIPLKSEDRKNGTESGGAYPFIFAGGPCAYNPEPLAPFVDFFFLGEGEEQFPAVLHVIQQARKNGKLKEAILVELAQIQGIYVPGFYEAEYKPDGSIQQITVREGISETVRKAVLRDFSSAYFPEKVIVPYTEAIHDRVMLEVMRGCTRGCRFCQAGMIYRPLRERSPEALLEQAEKSIKATGYEEISLVSLSTSDYTCINGVLKGLMAKMEPKGVSVSLPSLRLDSFDVEIAEQVQKVRKSGLTFAPEAGTQRLRDVINKGVTEEDLLRTAEASFKGGWSSIKLYYMIGLPTETYEDLDGIVEQARKVLELSRKLGKRGCRITVSASSFVPKPHTPFQWAAQDSMVTLREKQEYLRKKLRDYRIKFIYHDVEASFLEAIFAKGDRKVAELLEWAVNAGCKFDGWSEHFRYDLWKQGMEEIGIDPHFYANRRISEDEILPWDHLNSGVKKSYLLGEYKKALTEAVTPDCREKCSHCGVCPDLARPVKFSAL; encoded by the coding sequence ATGAATCAGAAGGATCGTGAATGGATTCGCCAGAAACTCGACCGGATTTTACCGCAGGTGATTAAGCCCGGTCGTTATGTCGGTGGTGAATGGAATATGGTAAAAAAAGACTGGGAAAAGACAGATGTACGGGTGGCATTTGTCTTTCCTGATGTATATGAAGTCGGCATGTCCAATCTTGCGTTACGTATCCTGTACGGCCGCATCAATTCTTATGAAGAGTTTCTCTGTGAAAGGGCCTTTGCTCCATGGCCGGATATGGAAGAAAAGTTAAAGCAGGGAGGAATCCCGCTTTACACACTGGAATCTTTTCGTCCTCTGCTGGATTTTGATGTGGTCGCTTTCACGCTGCAATATGAGCTCAGCTATACCAATTTATTAAATGTCCTAAAGCTCAGCGGGATACCGTTAAAATCCGAAGACAGAAAAAACGGGACGGAAAGTGGGGGTGCGTATCCCTTTATATTTGCCGGTGGTCCATGTGCCTACAATCCTGAACCTCTGGCGCCTTTTGTAGATTTCTTTTTCCTGGGGGAAGGGGAAGAACAATTTCCCGCAGTTCTTCACGTGATTCAGCAAGCCAGGAAAAACGGAAAACTGAAGGAAGCTATTCTGGTCGAACTGGCCCAGATTCAGGGAATCTATGTGCCGGGTTTTTATGAGGCCGAATACAAACCTGATGGTTCAATCCAGCAAATCACAGTCAGGGAAGGAATTTCTGAGACGGTCAGAAAGGCGGTGTTGCGGGACTTCAGCTCGGCCTACTTCCCGGAAAAAGTGATTGTCCCGTATACGGAGGCTATTCATGACAGGGTAATGCTTGAGGTCATGAGGGGTTGCACCAGGGGATGCCGCTTTTGTCAGGCCGGAATGATCTACAGGCCGCTTCGGGAACGGTCTCCTGAAGCATTGCTGGAACAGGCGGAGAAATCCATCAAGGCCACCGGTTATGAAGAAATCTCACTTGTTTCGCTGTCGACCAGTGATTATACTTGCATCAACGGTGTCCTTAAAGGTCTGATGGCTAAAATGGAACCCAAAGGGGTCAGTGTATCCCTTCCCTCACTCCGCCTGGATTCATTTGATGTTGAGATTGCCGAACAGGTCCAAAAAGTACGCAAATCCGGACTGACCTTTGCACCGGAAGCCGGAACCCAGCGCTTAAGGGATGTTATCAATAAAGGCGTAACGGAAGAGGATCTTTTAAGGACGGCAGAAGCATCCTTTAAAGGAGGATGGAGCAGTATCAAGCTGTATTATATGATTGGACTACCGACCGAAACCTATGAGGACTTGGACGGAATCGTCGAACAGGCCAGAAAAGTCCTAGAGTTGTCCAGAAAACTTGGGAAACGCGGCTGCAGGATCACAGTTTCGGCAAGTTCGTTTGTTCCCAAACCGCATACGCCTTTTCAATGGGCAGCACAGGATTCCATGGTGACTCTTAGAGAAAAACAGGAATACCTCCGCAAGAAACTGCGGGATTACCGGATCAAGTTTATCTACCACGATGTAGAAGCAAGCTTTCTGGAAGCCATATTTGCCAAGGGTGACCGCAAAGTTGCGGAGCTACTGGAATGGGCGGTTAACGCAGGTTGCAAATTTGACGGGTGGAGTGAGCATTTTCGGTATGATCTGTGGAAGCAGGGAATGGAGGAAATCGGCATTGACCCGCATTTCTATGCCAACAGGCGGATATCAGAGGATGAGATCCTTCCCTGGGACCATCTGAACTCAGGTGTCAAGAAATCCTACTTGCTTGGAGAATATAAAAAGGCCCTGACTGAAGCTGTCACACCTGATTGCCGGGAAAAATGCAGCCACTGCGGAGTCTGTCCGGATCTGGCCAGACCCGTAAAATTCAGTGCGCTTTAA
- a CDS encoding methylated-DNA--[protein]-cysteine S-methyltransferase, with protein MKTNMTYTCTVNTPLGKMTAAAVQDKLSGLWFIGQKHYPAVTSEWTENREYPVFETLRRRLDFYFSGQEGQAWEEEQAASTERNAKGIMAGISVPKMDLYLAPVGTDFQKAVWEILLQIPYGKVITYGEIAQRIALARGLTTMSAQAVGSAVGHNPISILIPCHRVIGGNGKLTGYAGGLDKKKALLRLEGRFLLKNKVLCYNNLSTIK; from the coding sequence ATGAAAACGAACATGACCTATACCTGCACTGTGAATACACCTCTTGGAAAAATGACAGCTGCGGCAGTCCAAGATAAGCTAAGCGGTTTATGGTTCATTGGCCAGAAGCATTATCCTGCCGTTACTTCCGAATGGACAGAGAATCGGGAATATCCTGTTTTTGAGACGCTGCGTCGGCGGCTGGATTTTTATTTTTCGGGACAAGAAGGACAAGCTTGGGAAGAGGAACAGGCGGCAAGCACGGAAAGAAATGCGAAAGGTATCATGGCAGGTATTTCAGTTCCCAAAATGGATTTGTATCTGGCTCCTGTGGGGACCGACTTCCAGAAGGCTGTCTGGGAGATACTGCTGCAGATACCGTATGGGAAAGTCATAACTTACGGGGAAATTGCCCAACGTATTGCTCTGGCCCGGGGGTTAACAACGATGTCCGCTCAGGCGGTAGGCAGTGCAGTCGGGCATAATCCGATCTCCATTTTAATTCCGTGTCACCGTGTGATTGGCGGCAATGGAAAACTTACCGGTTATGCCGGCGGCCTGGACAAAAAGAAAGCCCTTCTGCGCCTGGAAGGTAGGTTTTTGCTTAAGAATAAGGTGCTGTGCTATAATAATTTATCCACAATTAAGTAA
- a CDS encoding manganese catalase family protein, with translation MFKYADALLFPVEVNYPDPQFGRIMLEHYGGKDSEFSAATQYMNHRANMPNHFVRELLGLIAAEEHSHMEMIAEAINRLGGPPLCYVNSEGIPWDLTYVDQSLDPVAMLQADAEAEIRAKMLYDTHLTMTSDPGLKKMIRFLGDREDVHKHLFEKSQAMILQGAAPGSFSTLIREYRMSFPV, from the coding sequence ATGTTCAAATACGCCGATGCGCTGTTATTTCCAGTAGAAGTCAATTATCCAGACCCGCAGTTCGGCCGGATCATGCTGGAACATTACGGCGGGAAAGATAGCGAGTTCTCCGCAGCCACCCAGTATATGAATCACCGTGCTAATATGCCCAACCACTTTGTAAGGGAGTTATTGGGTCTTATCGCAGCAGAAGAACATAGCCATATGGAGATGATTGCTGAGGCGATTAACAGACTTGGAGGACCACCACTTTGCTACGTCAATTCCGAGGGTATACCCTGGGACCTGACCTATGTCGATCAAAGCCTTGATCCTGTTGCGATGCTGCAGGCCGATGCTGAAGCTGAGATCCGCGCAAAAATGCTTTATGACACACATTTGACAATGACCAGCGATCCTGGTCTGAAAAAGATGATTCGCTTTCTGGGTGACAGAGAAGATGTCCACAAACACCTTTTTGAAAAGTCCCAAGCTATGATCCTTCAGGGTGCTGCCCCAGGAAGTTTTAGCACATTAATCAGGGAATATCGAATGAGCTTCCCAGTCTGA
- a CDS encoding TIGR03936 family radical SAM-associated protein, translating to MMKIRLAYTKKGEARYIAHLDLTRMLDRALRRAQIEVAFSEGFNPHPKIAFGPPLPVGVEGEQEYVDIEVKENKEQEKDAIREEAGEATEAGACDIGNIVERLQSQLPEGIKIIGAGIAVKGSKALMAVINLARYRTEAPLLRPVEAEELRKACRNWLNRDEATGIRYQQGKKIERNIRPFVKTITLISEEGVISADAQNYHVQLRLDIITGNAGSVRPVEILESLKNMEGLPVDISGVTTTREGLFIEQSDGMLRNPLEVIATI from the coding sequence ATGATGAAGATAAGGCTGGCCTACACCAAGAAAGGTGAAGCCCGGTATATTGCGCATCTGGATTTAACCAGAATGTTGGACAGGGCCCTGCGCAGAGCCCAAATTGAAGTGGCTTTTTCCGAAGGATTCAATCCTCATCCGAAGATTGCTTTTGGTCCCCCTTTGCCAGTCGGTGTGGAAGGAGAACAGGAATATGTCGATATTGAAGTCAAAGAGAATAAAGAACAAGAAAAGGACGCTATTCGGGAAGAAGCTGGAGAAGCAACAGAAGCCGGAGCATGTGATATTGGGAATATCGTTGAGCGGCTTCAGAGCCAGTTGCCCGAGGGCATAAAAATCATAGGCGCTGGGATCGCAGTAAAGGGAAGCAAGGCACTGATGGCTGTGATTAATCTTGCCAGATACCGGACCGAAGCGCCTCTCCTTCGTCCGGTCGAGGCAGAAGAACTCCGTAAAGCTTGCCGGAACTGGCTGAACAGGGACGAAGCAACAGGGATTCGCTATCAGCAGGGCAAAAAAATAGAGCGGAATATTCGTCCGTTTGTTAAAACCATAACACTGATTTCTGAAGAAGGGGTTATTTCTGCGGATGCTCAGAATTATCATGTACAACTGCGCCTGGATATTATTACCGGAAACGCTGGTTCAGTCCGGCCGGTTGAAATCCTGGAAAGTCTAAAAAACATGGAAGGACTTCCGGTAGATATTTCAGGCGTAACGACAACAAGGGAAGGCCTGTTTATCGAACAGTCCGACGGGATGCTCAGAAACCCACTCGAAGTGATCGCAACGATATAG